Proteins from one Impatiens glandulifera chromosome 2, dImpGla2.1, whole genome shotgun sequence genomic window:
- the LOC124927048 gene encoding serine/threonine-protein kinase AtPK2/AtPK19-like, producing the protein MVSSQLPTLAENRLCKSFLSKLFTPKSIPKYNIRDDLHPDFSDVFGPFVPSSHEVVQVPANDQPKVIYHRSQSLVGPSSNCVNQSLILSKHDDVKEVEELLASDSVIKVPTKCDCIDDNVPTIGLEDFEVMKVVGQGGFGKVYQVRKKGTCEIYAMKVMRKDKIMEKNHAGYMKAERDILTKIQHPFIVQLRYSFQTKYRLYLVLDFMNGGHLFFQLYHQGLFREDLARIYAAEIVSAVCHLHANSIMHRDLKPENILLDADGHIILTDFGLAKQFDDSNSRSNSLCGTVEYMSPEIVLGKGHDKGADWWSVGILLFEMLTGKTPFCGGNREKIQQKIVKERIKLPGFLTSEAHAILKALLQKDPTKRMGNGVKGSEEVKSHKWFKGIDWKKLEDRKIQPSFKPEIGGTDCVANFDKKWTDMALQDSPASSPKTTSSINPFRGFNYQRPSTTTAFN; encoded by the coding sequence ATGGTTTCATCACAATTACCCACTTTGGCTGAAAATAGATTATGCAAATCTTTCCTTAGCAAACTTTTCACCCCAAAGAGCATCCCCAAGTATAATATCCGAGATGATCTACACCCAGATTTTTCTGATGTTTTTGGTCCTTTTGTGCCATCATCTCATGAAGTTGTTCAAGTCCCTGCAAATGATCAGCCAAAGGTTATCTATCACCGTTCACAATCACTGGTTGGTCCTTCTTCCAATTGTGTTAATCAATCATTGATATTGAGCAAGCATGACGATGTtaaagaagttgaagaacttttGGCCAGTGATTCAGTCATTAAGGTGCCCACCAAATGTGATTGTATCGATGACAACGTCCCCACTATAGGCCTTGAAGATTTTGAAGTTATGAAGGTTGTAGGGCAGGGTGGATTTGGGAAAGTATATCAGGTCAGAAAGAAAGGTACTTGTGAAATATATGCAATGAAGGTAATGCGAAAGGACAAGATAATGGAGAAGAACCATGCTGGATACATGAAAGCAGAAAGGGATATTCTGACAAAGATTCAACATCCATTTATTGTGCAGCTTAGATACTCTTTCCAGACCAAATACAGACTTTATCTTGTGCTTGATTTTATGAATGGGGGACACTTGTTTTTTCAGCTATACCATCAAGGGCTCTTCAGGGAAGATCTGGCACGCATATATGCTGCAGAGATAGTTTCAGCAGTGTGTCACCTTCATGCGAATAGCATAATGCACAGGGATCTTAAACCCGAGAATATCTTATTGGATGCAGATGGGCACATTATATTGACTGATTTTGGATTGGCAAAGCAATTTGATGACAGTAATAGTAGATCAAACTCATTGTGTGGAACTGTTGAATATATGTCACCTGAAATTGTTCTAGGCAAAGGGCATGATAAGGGTGCAGATTGGTGGAGCGTTGGAATATTATTGTTCGAGATGCTAACAGGAAAGACACCTTTCTGTGGAGGAAACCGTGAGAAAATCCAACAGAAAATTGTGAAGGAGAGAATAAAACTGCCGGGATTCTTGACCAGTGAGGCTCATGCTATCTTGAAAGCGCTGCTACAGAAAGATCCAACAAAGCGAATGGGAAATGGGGTGAAGGGGAGCGAGGAAGTGAAATCACACAAGTGGTTCAAGGGGATTGATTGGAAGAAACTGGAGGATCGAAAAATCCAGCCGAGTTTTAAACCAGAAATTGGAGGCACTGATTGTGTAGCCAATTTTGACAAGAAATGGACTGATATGGCTCTGCAGGATTCTCCAGCTTCAAGTCCAAAGACAACTTCTTCTATAAATCCTTTTCGGGGATTTAACTATCAGAGACCTTCAACAACAACTGCTTTTAATTGA
- the LOC124926132 gene encoding flocculation protein FLO11: MNRSLKEFSTGGRNVPVGALHRRGLSLNGMSKDSDDNKLDLFSKNRRSLSVVSSDESDVSVKLGRLSVGSVKLTRNGAEDLLTSTDGGKHDYDWLLTPPETPLFPSSDGSDTRASLASSRKSLSRSSSTAKASRLSVSHSESNHASSRPVRSSSVTRPSVSSSQYSSYTNKSSSILNTSSASVSSYTTRPSTPTRSSSSITRPSTPSGRSVSSRSSTPSRTRPGPPSSSMDRTTKPSQTSRPSTPSSSRSQIPATLNSIAPRAVSRPSTPTRRNPPPTLSSPTTTSALSPSNGRYLTNGQPARTSISRPSSPSSRAGPTAPSSRPSSPSSRSRPTVPLILPDFLLDVPPNLRTTLPDRPLSAGRSRPGSVSKVSLESPPTPANLTRRQSSPILNRGRLTETNTRGRANGNGQATDGFESRKVGYVSDSSLTSRKPIKSSNISSAMESTGFGRNISKKSMDMAMRHMDIRNGTTTSNNIRSLTGSSLFPQSIRSANNNNKGQSTRAYSHNSNGNLLSPYDNGHIMENSDYINRYPENGFENSNGNGRLSSARMSHEPDIYESSRYDAILLKEDLKNTNWLHSIDDKSDQSSIFDHGFELLPEPFDPL; the protein is encoded by the exons ATGAATCGATCCTTGAAGGAATTCTCAACCGGCGGTAGGAATGTTCCAGTCGGTGCACTGCACCGACGAGGTCTTAGTCTCAATGGAATGTCTAAGGATTCTGATGATAATAAACTGGATCTGTTTTCTAAGAACCGTCGGAGTTTATCTGTTGTTTCCTCTGATGAATCGGACG TTTCGGTGAAATTGGGGAGACTTTCAGTTGGATCAGTCAAATTGACTAGGAATGGTGCCGAAGATCTACTAACATCAACTGATGGTGGAAAACATGATTATGATTG GCTTCTTACTCCTCCAGAAACTCCTCTTTTTCCTTCATCGGATGGATCTGATACTCGGGCATCATTAGCTTCTTCAAGAAAAAGCTTGTCTAGATCATCTTCCACTGCTAAGGCATCAAGA CTATCAGTCTCGCATTCAGAGAGCAATCACGCATCATCCAGACCAGTAAGAAGCAGCTCAGTGACCCGTCCTTCAGTTTCCAGTTCACAGTATAGTTCGTATACAAATAAATCATCCTCGATCCTCAATACTAGCTCGGCTTCAGTTTCATCTTATACAACAAGACCATCCACCCCAACTCGCTCTTCTTCATCTATTACAAGACCATCCACACCATCTGGCCGTTCAGTTTCCTCTCGATCCTCAACTCCATCAAGAACTCGTCCAGGGCCACCCAGCTCATCAATGGATAGAACTACTAAACCATCCCAAACTTCAAGGCCCTCAACTCCCAGTTCTTCTAGATCTCAAATTCCTGCCACCCTAAACTCAATAGCTCCTCGAGCTGTATCTCGACCGTCAACACCTACACGTAGGAATCCACCACCAACTTTATCATCTCCAACAACAACATCCGCTCTTTCCCCATCAAACGGGCGTTATCTAACAAACGGGCAGCCTGCAAGAACATCAATATCCCGTCCTAGCTCCCCTAGTTCACGAGCTGGACCAACAGCACCTTCTTCCAGGCCAAGTTCACCTAGTTCGCGATCTCGACCAACAGTTCCCTTGATCCTCCCTGATTTCCTTCTCGATGTACCGCCAAATTTAAGGACAACCTTACCAGATAGGCCACTCTCTGCTGGTCGCTCTAGACCGGGCTCAGTTTCAAAGGTTAGTTTGGAGTCTCCTCCAACTCCTGCTAATTTAACCAGAAGACAGTCATCCCCCATTCTTAACAGGGGAAGGCTAACGGAAACCAATACTAGGGGGCGTGCGAATGGGAATGGCCAAGCTACTGATGGATTTGAATCCCGCAAAGTTGGGTATGTCTCGGACTCATCATTAACCTCGAGGAAACCAATAAAGAGTTCTAACATATCTTCTGCCATGGAGAGTACTGGATTTGGAAGAAACATCTCAAAGAAGTCAATGGACATGGCTATGAGACACATG GATATCAGAAACGGAACCACCACCAGCAACAACATTCGATCGCTCACAGGCTCGTCACTTTTCCCTCAAAGCATTCGGTCAGCCAACAATAATAACAAAGGGCAATCAACTCGCGCATACAGTCACAATTCAAATGGAAACCTGTTGTCTCCATACGACAACGGTCACATTATGGAAAACAGTGATTATATAAATCGGTATCCTGAAAATGGATTCGAGAACAGCAATGGAAACGGGAGACTATCATCTGCTAGAATGAGTCATGAACCAGATATATATGAAAGTTCACGATACGATGCCATCCTGTTGAAAGAGGACTTGAAGAATACGAATTGGTTACATAGTATTGATGACAAGTCTGATCAAAGTTCCATATTTGATCATGGTTTCGAGCTTCTACCTGAACCGTTTGATCCTTTATAA